A region of the Myxococcus xanthus genome:
TGCCTCGCCTGGCTGGAGGTACCCAGCGTTGCACAATTGGCCGGGGAGGCCTTCGCCGCCATGACGGGTTTGCGGTTGGAGGGGCCCTACGCCCTGCCTCCAGGCGAGAGGCCCGAGGACGTCCCACCGCCGCCGGAACTCGAAGAGGACTTGGACGCAGACTTGGTGCCCAAGCCCGAAGACGACTTGCCGTGGCCGAACGTGACCGCCGTCAGGGGCTGGTGGGCCGCGGAGAAGAAGCGCTTCGTGAAGGACACGCGGTACCTCTTGGGCCGGCCCTTCAGCGGCAGCGGCTTGGTGGAGGCCCTTGAAACCAGTCCCATGCGCCGCCGCCACGTCCTGGCCCGCGAATTGGCCCTGCGTAGCCAGGGCACGCTGACGGTGCGCACTCGGGCCTTCACATACGTCCAGCGCGCGGAGCAGGCCAAAGCCCGGGCCGCCAGCGCCCGAATCCGCACGCAGCCCTTCGACAGCGGCCTGCGCTGACAACAACCCCCTCGCTTCGTTGCCAACCATGTGGGCACTTCAGAATAAGACACCCTACGCGGCCGAGCGGACGTGGGTCCGCGACAAGGACGGCCACCACCACTGGGTTGTCGCCGTCAAGGCCACCTTCGACGTCGACGACGCGGGCCGCCTCCGCCCTGCCGACGAGCAGGAGCCTCCACTGCCCGCGCCCGTCTACTGGGGAGAGGCGGGCCACTCCAGCTTGCGCTTCGAGGCCGAGCTCGTCGCCCCCAAGCCCCACACAGACGTCCTCGTCAACGCGTGCGCCCATGCGCCCGGTGAACGGCCCGCGCCCAGCGTCGAGGTGGCCGTCCGCATCCACGACGTGGACAAAATGCTCGTGGTGCACGGGGAGCGCTACTACACGCGCGGCCTGACGGGCGTGAAGCCCTCGTCCCCCAAGCCCTTCGTCACCCAGCCCATTCTCTACGAGTGGGCCTGGGGCGGCACCGACACGCACGACGCCGACGCGCGCAAGCACGTCAGCGACATGCGAAACCCTATCGGCCAAGGGGTGGCCAGCCGCGAGGCGCGCCTGGTGGACCAGCCCGCCCACCGTATCGAATACCTGCGGGGCCACCCGGCGAAGTCCGGGCCGGCCGGGTTTGGCCCCATCGCCAGCTACTGGTCGCCACGGCTCGAGCTGGCCGGCACCTTCGACGAAGCCTGGAGGAAGACGCGACACCCGCTGCTGCCGCGAAACTTCGATGAGCGCTTCGCCCTATGCGCCCCTGCTGACCAGCGTCCCTCACGCCGCCTCGTGGGCGGAGAGAAGGTGGCCCTGGTGCACCTCACGCCGAAGGGCTCGCTCCACTTCACGTTGCCCCGCCTCAGCTTCGGCTTCGCCACCTACTTCGGCGCCGTCCGACGCTTCCACGAGGCCACCCTGGGCACCGTTGTCATCGAGCCCGAGGTGAAGAAGGTGCGCATGGTTCTCCAGACGGGATTGAGCGTCGGCCCCCGGGACGTCGACCGCCTCGACTTCACAGCCATTACGGAAAGGACGGACTGACATGAGCGGTGAGGCGGTACTTGTGGCGTCGGGAGCACGTGCTCCGGTGGGGACGACAGCGGAGAGCGTCGCGGCGGCGGTGCGTGCGGGCATCAGCCGCGTGCGACTCCTCCAGGTGCCGGAGCTGGGGCGGCAGGCGGACTCCTTCATCGCGAGGGACGGGCTCCTGGACGCGCAGGAGTGGTGTGGCGTGACGCGCATGGCCGCGCTGGGGGCCGCGGCGTTGGACGAAGTCCTCGCCAAGCTGACACCCGCCCTCCCGCCGAGGAGTCTCGACGTTCCGGTGCTGGTGGGCCTTCCCGAGGAGCGCCCGGGCTGGAGGGCATCGGACGCCTCGCGAGTCGCCTCCGCCCTCTCCGCCCTCGGAAGTGCGCGCCTGAACCTCCAGGTGGAGCCGCGGTTGACGGGCCATGCCTCGGCGCTGGAGGCGCTACGAGACGCCGTGACTCGGGTTGGCCACACCTCTCGCTGCCCACTGGTGATTGTGGGAGGCATCGACAGCTACCACGACGTCCAGACGCTGGCCTGGCTTCGCGAGCGGAACCAGTGGCTGGAAGAAGGGACGCGCATGGGCTTCGCCCCCGGCGAGGCCGCGGCCTTCGTCGCGGTGATGGCCACGCCGGACACACGTCGGTGGAGACTGGCTCCCCACGCCACGGTGCGCGCCGCCACCACGGCCCACGAGACGAAACTCATCCACAGCGACGACCTCAACTTGGGCGAGGGGATGACGGCCGCCGTGGCCGAGGCACTCGCGCCACTGGAAGGCACGCGTGAAGTCGTGGAGGACGTCCACAGCGACCTCAATGGCGAGCGCTACCGCGCCGAGGAGTGGGGCTTCGTCGCCCTGCGCCTTGGGGCCGCGTTCCGCGACGCCGCCGCCGTCCACACACCTGTGAGCAGCTGCGGCGAGGTGGGTGCCGCCACAGGGGCGCTGAACCTCGTCATCTGCGCGCAGGCCTGGCAGCGCCGGTACGCGAGCGGCCCACGTGCGCTACTCTGGGGCAGTTCGGAAGCCGGGTTGCGCGCCGCCGCACTGCTGGAAGAGCCACTTTCCGGAAGTGAAGAAGGAGCGAAACCATGGCCAAGGTAACAGTCAACTTCCCGAGGACGCCCGTCACCAAGGGCAGCTCGGGCATCGCCGCAGCCACGCTGCCCAACGTCTGCAAGATGCCCGGCCCGCCGGCTCCCTTCGTGCCCACGCCCTTGCCCAACATCGGCAACAGCGGCGACGCCCCCGAGGGCTACTCGAAGACAGTCACCATCAACGGGCACCCCGTCGCCATCGCCGGCGCCAGCTTCGGCAGCAAGGGGGACATGGCCAGCAAGGGGACGGGCGGCGGGCTCATCTCAAGTAACACTCATGGCCCCACGAAGTTCATCGGCCCCGGCTCGATGAACGTCAAAATCGAGGGGAGGAATGTGCAGTTGCTGGGCGACCCCATGCTCAACAACTGCGGCCCCTCTGGCAGCCCGGCGAATGCCGCCACCATGACGGGCATCATCCAGGCATCCGGCGTGATGACCGTCATCTACGGCGACGACATCCCGTGCTCACGCTGCGGGAAGGAACACCCGCTGGGGGCAGGCGAAGCGACACAGAAGGCGATTGCAACGCTGTTCAAGCGGCTCCAAGCGGCTCTCGACAAGCAGAAGCAGCAGATTCTCGAGTACGCCGAGTTGGACAAAGAGGAGTACACAAAGAGGTCGGCGCTCGCACAGCTGAAGAAGCTCAACACACCGGAACGACGAACGGCAGGGAAAGGCCTAAGACCAGAGCAGAGGGCAGAATTAGAAAGGCTGCCGGGCGAACTCGCAGCCCTGAGGGCCAAACTCGCCCCCCTAAGGGACTTCTTCAAGAACAAGGCTGTGCTTCGCTATACCCCAAACACCAACTCATACACCAAGGGCTACATGATTGGCGCCATGGTATGCACATGCGCGACCAAGAAGCTCGTGGCCTGTTCAGGCCATGCGCCACCAGGCTTTTGGCCGGCCGTAAAAGCCGCGGAGTTTGAGTGTGTAAATTCTCGCGTCGGAGCAGGGGCCCGAGAAGAGAAATGGATGTGTGCCGCCAAGCAGATCATGGAGAACCACGGGGGACACAAGCCCAAACACCTTGCCGAGCGACTATTTTACCCCATAGTCGAGGGCATCAAGCTCGAAAGGGGTCCGAAGATCAAATTCAAGATTCGAGAAGAAGACATAAACACCAAGAAGCTCTCTGAACCCAAGGAGCGCGAGCAGGTATTCAAGCATGGCGAAGATGTGCCGTCGTGCTCAGAGTGCCAAGAAAAACTCCCTGCCATGTACTGCAAGACAATCTGCAAATAGCCAGGAGCCCCAATGAAACCCTTTGTTGAATTTGTCGAAAAATACCGCCCAGGCTTTTCTGAGAAAATCACTCCGGCGGATTGGGTCGACATATCAATGCTGGAGGAAGACGCGGGCCCTCTCCCAGGGGCCTACCGTCGCTTCCTGGAGACAATGGGAGCGAGCATGGGCGACCTTGAGATTGCCGATGCCCACTTCTCCATTCACAGCACTCTCGGCGTATACCGCACCATGTCCTGGCTGCAGGACAGCCGCTACATCTTCCTTGCAGGAGACAACGGGCTTGCAAGCTGGCATTGGTTCCTTGATCGCTCAAGCCCTCACGGGACTGACGACTGCTTGGTCGTCAATCGACTATTGGACGAGAACTATCCTCCAGAGGGTAGTCACCCTATGTACGTGGGGCTGGAGGAATTCCTCTACTACGAAGCCTTCAAGGAGCTTCGCCTGCCACAACTACCCTTCCGGCGGAAGTTCTCGTCACCGGATGACGCCGCTGCCGCAGCTCGCTACCGGGCCGACGCGGTGACTGCGCTGGCCGAGGAGAAGGGCTTCAAGCGGCTCCCTCCTGTCGAGCACTGCGCGCTGTACGAGCGAGGAGACGCAGCGCTGCTGCTCTACCGACATCCGACGCAGCCCACCTTCTCGTTCATCCTGGGCTGCGAGGACTCGGCGGAGATGGAGCGACTGGCCCAGGATTTCGAGACACGAACGGGGCTGAAGAGCGTCATCACGCGGTAGGCAAATCCTGGATGTCTTAGCCCTCGTCGAGAGGTACGGGACATGCCCGGCGCCGACCAACGAGGTCGTGACGGACAGCAAAGTGGTGAGCTCGCCCGCGGGCCACTGCAAGAGTGTGCAGGAGTAAGGCATCCTCAAGCGGTGCGCTCCTGCGGCTGTCACATCCCGTGTGCAAGTGCGTGCACCGCTATCGACTACGCCGCTGCCCTGGGGAATGGTAATCCTCTCCCAGCGTTGCTTTGTCGCCGCGTCCACAGCGGCGCCGTCGGCGCATCCGGTGCAACGCATTTTACATATGCCTAAATCCCATCGTCTTCGCGAATTGCAGCCTTTCCACCACCCGAAGCAGGGCCTTTCTGGCGGCGCTCTTCCAGCGCAGCTTCTTGAGTCCGAGTTTCGGGCGGCCATTCGAGAGGAGGTCGCCGGCCCTGTCGCTGCGCTCGCCGCAGCGCTAAGTCGCCTTGCGCGGCGGTTCTCCGAGAAGCCGCAGCCCGTCCGGGCCGTGCGCACGGCGAGCCCCGCGCAACCGACAGAGGCTTCCCAGCCCGTCCGTGTGAAACCAACGCCGGCCGCCGCGCCCATGGCCCGGGCCTGTGCCGTCATCGGCTGCAAGCGCCCCCACCGCAGCCAGGGCTACTGCGCCGCCCACTACCAGAAGCGGCGCCTCATGGTGGCCACGGGCCGCCTGCATGCTGCATGGGTGGAGGACGCCGCGCCCCACAGCATTCCCGACGTCATTCTCCCGCGCGGACGCAGGCCCAAGGCTGACGCCGCGCCTCCCGCGCCGACGCCGCCCGTCAGCGCCACCCCTCGCATGTGGGTGCGCAAGAAGGGGGCAGCAGGCGCGGACGGCACCTCCGGCCAAGGTGCGCCAACGCCTGCCGGGCAGCCGCCCCTGGCCTCGGAGCGCGAGCGCGCCACGGCCACCGCCCAGCGCTGGGCCAGCGAGTTCCGCTCGCGGACGCGGCGCGCCTGAAACCTTCCCGCCCGACAGGCCCCCTCCTATCCCAGGAGGGGCGCCCTTTCTCACGCGGTAGCGTCAGTGCCGTCCATCCGGCTCGACGGGGGCCAGGCGCCCGTCCCTCGTGACGCGCACCACGTGGGCGGGTGCGAAGGTGCCAGCCCGGCCACACACGAATGCGTCGAGTCGCTGGTCCGTCGTCCCCACCACCAAGTCCCCCGCTTCATCCAGTGCGTATGCCATCGGCGCGCCTGGGAGAGTCACCCAAGGCGTGGCACGCCACCGCCCCTCGGAGGCGTCGACA
Encoded here:
- a CDS encoding DUF2169 family type VI secretion system accessory protein gives rise to the protein MWALQNKTPYAAERTWVRDKDGHHHWVVAVKATFDVDDAGRLRPADEQEPPLPAPVYWGEAGHSSLRFEAELVAPKPHTDVLVNACAHAPGERPAPSVEVAVRIHDVDKMLVVHGERYYTRGLTGVKPSSPKPFVTQPILYEWAWGGTDTHDADARKHVSDMRNPIGQGVASREARLVDQPAHRIEYLRGHPAKSGPAGFGPIASYWSPRLELAGTFDEAWRKTRHPLLPRNFDERFALCAPADQRPSRRLVGGEKVALVHLTPKGSLHFTLPRLSFGFATYFGAVRRFHEATLGTVVIEPEVKKVRMVLQTGLSVGPRDVDRLDFTAITERTD
- a CDS encoding DUF4150 domain-containing protein; the protein is MAKVTVNFPRTPVTKGSSGIAAATLPNVCKMPGPPAPFVPTPLPNIGNSGDAPEGYSKTVTINGHPVAIAGASFGSKGDMASKGTGGGLISSNTHGPTKFIGPGSMNVKIEGRNVQLLGDPMLNNCGPSGSPANAATMTGIIQASGVMTVIYGDDIPCSRCGKEHPLGAGEATQKAIATLFKRLQAALDKQKQQILEYAELDKEEYTKRSALAQLKKLNTPERRTAGKGLRPEQRAELERLPGELAALRAKLAPLRDFFKNKAVLRYTPNTNSYTKGYMIGAMVCTCATKKLVACSGHAPPGFWPAVKAAEFECVNSRVGAGAREEKWMCAAKQIMENHGGHKPKHLAERLFYPIVEGIKLERGPKIKFKIREEDINTKKLSEPKEREQVFKHGEDVPSCSECQEKLPAMYCKTICK